In the genome of Neodiprion pinetum isolate iyNeoPine1 chromosome 2, iyNeoPine1.2, whole genome shotgun sequence, one region contains:
- the Axn gene encoding axin isoform X1 → MSGPRHSEAHCFNENSPRPPVPGEETGSRVSRLRQQSQALTPRRSSLAYTTASVPCDGSAPLGFEPEGSCGGTCMESVSPPACLRWARNLHSLLQDPEGIALFRKYLDQEGRPHAEPLNFWYACEGLKNHHDPDTIHQLVKLIYRRFFLNLQLLVPEDVRKEANRRVKEGRVDGKVFDNVQMEVEHLINETTYPNFLKSEMYLQYVQSYQNPDSGSCTSSGSSREMSVSCGPTLLPTLHEDSEFISSAHTSHSASETPGELRAGELRLTRDVLMATQQTRAMELRPKPEAYAGIYFQAGASPYHVPANRLHAQYSSYNPVSRQDSELQSLSSDARTESDNMSLTDSSVDGMSIGRPRSSKKQYMRQCRAMKESANLNRDPMVHCTVIPRTQRVPRDQTRSLKPEIFAQVLIEKLENVKRARETQEKLDRHLQDGEIIGGDAMKEPLTGGARTLADAIREKLLVEDDSDQAILDQHVSRVWSDLTPLRSPGLASPRPHSPERRRGLLHNYPHQRSYKQKKEKDGSSTFSADSGNIHDFPEGSDLLGAGSMSSLGSHLPKSKSIPSDYAESLNKPDLYPPSHDQRPRRCDISRRSTSSKKSMTELTDSGVSVVSDAPPLVASKDSRLLSWLKESDKKPDSKHGRHGKKYGSRSGSLERSSRETWGVPAQPFVADPGMPPLPQPHTATQLEEARRRLMEEDRARGGSSRQRYPNSGKLSCEPTNLNPSCIQSNQSTLRKSRQDPADFTTVVFSFCDEQLPYMTKIPGRNITLKQFKDCLLKKGSYRYFFKTSCKDLDVKVIQEEITNDSEVLPLWEGKVMAQVKAME, encoded by the exons ATGAGTGGGCCGCGACATAGCGAAGCTCACTGCTTCAATGAGAACTCTCCAAGGCCACCGGTGCCTG GAGAGGAGACTGGCAGCCGTGTCAGCAGACTCCGTCAACAGAGTCAAGCTCTAACACCGAGGCGTTCTTCGCTCGCTTATACTACTGCTTCTGTTCCTTGCGATGGTTCGGCTCCGCTGGGATTTGAACCAGAGGGAAGCTGCGGCGGCACTTGTATGGAAAGCGTTTCGCCACCAGCCTGCCTCAGGTGGGCGAGGAACTTGCACTCGCTTCTACAAGATCCGGAGGGTATAGCATTGTTCAGAAAGTATCTGGACCAGGAAGGCAGACCCCATGCGGAACCATTAAATTTTTGGTATGCCTGCGAAGGGTTGAAGAATCATCATGATCCGGACACGATACATCAGCTGGTCAAACTTATTTATAGAAG ATTCTTTCTCAACTTGCAGCTACTGGTGCCGGAAGATGTTAGAAAAGAAGCTAACCGCCGCGTCAAAGAAGGCCGAGTCGACGGAAAGGTGTTCGACAATGTTCAGATGGAAGTCGAACACCTTATCAACGAAACCACTTACCCAAACTTCCTCAAATCCGAAATGTACTTACAGTACGTTCAATCCTATCAAAACCCGGATTCTGGTAGTTGTACCAGTTCCGGGTCGAGTCGGGAAATGTCTGTATCCTGCGGGCCAACCTTGCTACCGACTCTCCACGAAGACAGCGAATTCATTAGTTCGGCTCACACTTCGCATTCGGCTAGTGAAACACCTGGGGAATTGAGGGCTGGCGAATTAAGACTGACCAGGGATGTTCTCATGGCGACTCAACAAACAAGAGCGATGGAACTGCGGCCTAAGCCAGAGGCCTATGCTGG CATTTACTTCCAAGCTGGCGCTAGTCCCTACCACGTGCCAGCCAACAGGTTACACGCTCAATATTCGTCCTACAACCCAGTTTCAAGGCAGGATTCTGAACTGCAGAGTTTGAGCAGTGACGCCCGGACAGAATCCGATAATATGTCGCTCACCGACTCGTCTGt CGATGGTATGTCGATAGGAAGGCCACGCAGTAGTAAAAAGCAATACATGCGACAATGCAGAGCAATGAAAGAGTCGGCGAATCTGAACCGTGATCCGATGGTACACTGCACGGTTATCCCTAGAACGCAACGAGTACCTCGCGACCAAACACGTTCTTTAAAGCCGGAAATTTTTGCCCAAGTCTTGATagagaaattagaaaatgtaaaaagagCGCGCGAGACGCAGGAGAAATTAGACAGGCATTTGCAAGATGGGGAAATAATTGGCGGGGATGCGATGAAGGAGCCTCTAACCGGCGGGGCAAGAACGCTGGCCGATGCCATTAGAGAAAAGCTTTTGGTCGAAGACGACAGCGATCAAGCTATTCTGGATCAACACGTATCCAGGGTTTGGTCAGATCTAACTCCGTTGAGATCGCCTGGCCTGGCCTCACCTCGACCCCATTCTCCTGAAAGGAGGCGAGGACTGCTGCACAATTATCCTCATCAACGAtcatacaaacaaaaaaaagaaaaagatggtTCGTCTACATTTTCGGCGGACAGCGgaaatattcacgattttCCCGAAGGCAGCGATTTGTTGGGAGCTGGTTCAATGAGCTCTCTAGGATCGCATTTGCCAAAATCTAAATCCATCCCATCTGATTATGCAGAATCACTGAATAAACCGGATCTTTACCCACCAT cTCACGATCAGAGACCTCGAAGGTGCGATATAAGTAGAAGATCGACATCTTCTAAAAAATCAATGACTGAATTAACTGATAGCGGTGTGAGCGTGGTGAGCGATGCACCTCCGTTAGTTGCTAGCAAAGACAGTCGCCTATTGTCTTGGTTGAAAGAATCTGATAAGAAACCTGATTCTAAGCACGGTCGACATGGAAAGAAGTACGGTTCACGAAGCGGCTCTTTAGAGAGAAGTAGTAGGGAGACTTGGGGCGTTCCTGCCCAACCTTTTGTAGCCGATCCTGGAATGCCTCCTCTGCCGCAACCACATACA GCTACGCAGCTAGAAGAAGCCAGAAGAAGGTTGATGGAAGAGGACAGAGCGAGAGGTGGTAGTAGTAGACAACGTTACCCAAATAGTGGTAAGCTGTCGTGTGAACCGACTAATCTAAATCCATCCTGCATCCAATCTAACCAATCGACATTGAGGAAGAGTAGACAAGATCCGGCAGATTTCACCACCGTTGTGTTCAGTTTCTGTGACGAACAACTCCCTTATATGACCAAAATTCCTGGGCGTAATATCACTTTGAAACAGTTCAAGGATTGTCTACTAAAGAAAGGCAGCTATCG GTACTTCTTCAAAACATCATGCAAAGATCTAGATGTGAAAGTGATCCAGGAAGAAATAACGAACGACTCCGAGGTTTTGCCGCTGTGGGAAGGCAAAGTAATGGCACAGGTCAAAGCGATGGAGTGA
- the Axn gene encoding axin isoform X2, with protein sequence MSGPRHSEAHCFNENSPRPPVPGEETGSRVSRLRQQSQALTPRRSSLAYTTASVPCDGSAPLGFEPEGSCGGTCMESVSPPACLRWARNLHSLLQDPEGIALFRKYLDQEGRPHAEPLNFWYACEGLKNHHDPDTIHQLVKLIYRRFFLNLQLLVPEDVRKEANRRVKEGRVDGKVFDNVQMEVEHLINETTYPNFLKSEMYLQYVQSYQNPDSGSCTSSGSSREMSVSCGPTLLPTLHEDSEFISSAHTSHSASETPGELRAGELRLTRDVLMATQQTRAMELRPKPEAYAGDGMSIGRPRSSKKQYMRQCRAMKESANLNRDPMVHCTVIPRTQRVPRDQTRSLKPEIFAQVLIEKLENVKRARETQEKLDRHLQDGEIIGGDAMKEPLTGGARTLADAIREKLLVEDDSDQAILDQHVSRVWSDLTPLRSPGLASPRPHSPERRRGLLHNYPHQRSYKQKKEKDGSSTFSADSGNIHDFPEGSDLLGAGSMSSLGSHLPKSKSIPSDYAESLNKPDLYPPSHDQRPRRCDISRRSTSSKKSMTELTDSGVSVVSDAPPLVASKDSRLLSWLKESDKKPDSKHGRHGKKYGSRSGSLERSSRETWGVPAQPFVADPGMPPLPQPHTATQLEEARRRLMEEDRARGGSSRQRYPNSGKLSCEPTNLNPSCIQSNQSTLRKSRQDPADFTTVVFSFCDEQLPYMTKIPGRNITLKQFKDCLLKKGSYRYFFKTSCKDLDVKVIQEEITNDSEVLPLWEGKVMAQVKAME encoded by the exons ATGAGTGGGCCGCGACATAGCGAAGCTCACTGCTTCAATGAGAACTCTCCAAGGCCACCGGTGCCTG GAGAGGAGACTGGCAGCCGTGTCAGCAGACTCCGTCAACAGAGTCAAGCTCTAACACCGAGGCGTTCTTCGCTCGCTTATACTACTGCTTCTGTTCCTTGCGATGGTTCGGCTCCGCTGGGATTTGAACCAGAGGGAAGCTGCGGCGGCACTTGTATGGAAAGCGTTTCGCCACCAGCCTGCCTCAGGTGGGCGAGGAACTTGCACTCGCTTCTACAAGATCCGGAGGGTATAGCATTGTTCAGAAAGTATCTGGACCAGGAAGGCAGACCCCATGCGGAACCATTAAATTTTTGGTATGCCTGCGAAGGGTTGAAGAATCATCATGATCCGGACACGATACATCAGCTGGTCAAACTTATTTATAGAAG ATTCTTTCTCAACTTGCAGCTACTGGTGCCGGAAGATGTTAGAAAAGAAGCTAACCGCCGCGTCAAAGAAGGCCGAGTCGACGGAAAGGTGTTCGACAATGTTCAGATGGAAGTCGAACACCTTATCAACGAAACCACTTACCCAAACTTCCTCAAATCCGAAATGTACTTACAGTACGTTCAATCCTATCAAAACCCGGATTCTGGTAGTTGTACCAGTTCCGGGTCGAGTCGGGAAATGTCTGTATCCTGCGGGCCAACCTTGCTACCGACTCTCCACGAAGACAGCGAATTCATTAGTTCGGCTCACACTTCGCATTCGGCTAGTGAAACACCTGGGGAATTGAGGGCTGGCGAATTAAGACTGACCAGGGATGTTCTCATGGCGACTCAACAAACAAGAGCGATGGAACTGCGGCCTAAGCCAGAGGCCTATGCTGG CGATGGTATGTCGATAGGAAGGCCACGCAGTAGTAAAAAGCAATACATGCGACAATGCAGAGCAATGAAAGAGTCGGCGAATCTGAACCGTGATCCGATGGTACACTGCACGGTTATCCCTAGAACGCAACGAGTACCTCGCGACCAAACACGTTCTTTAAAGCCGGAAATTTTTGCCCAAGTCTTGATagagaaattagaaaatgtaaaaagagCGCGCGAGACGCAGGAGAAATTAGACAGGCATTTGCAAGATGGGGAAATAATTGGCGGGGATGCGATGAAGGAGCCTCTAACCGGCGGGGCAAGAACGCTGGCCGATGCCATTAGAGAAAAGCTTTTGGTCGAAGACGACAGCGATCAAGCTATTCTGGATCAACACGTATCCAGGGTTTGGTCAGATCTAACTCCGTTGAGATCGCCTGGCCTGGCCTCACCTCGACCCCATTCTCCTGAAAGGAGGCGAGGACTGCTGCACAATTATCCTCATCAACGAtcatacaaacaaaaaaaagaaaaagatggtTCGTCTACATTTTCGGCGGACAGCGgaaatattcacgattttCCCGAAGGCAGCGATTTGTTGGGAGCTGGTTCAATGAGCTCTCTAGGATCGCATTTGCCAAAATCTAAATCCATCCCATCTGATTATGCAGAATCACTGAATAAACCGGATCTTTACCCACCAT cTCACGATCAGAGACCTCGAAGGTGCGATATAAGTAGAAGATCGACATCTTCTAAAAAATCAATGACTGAATTAACTGATAGCGGTGTGAGCGTGGTGAGCGATGCACCTCCGTTAGTTGCTAGCAAAGACAGTCGCCTATTGTCTTGGTTGAAAGAATCTGATAAGAAACCTGATTCTAAGCACGGTCGACATGGAAAGAAGTACGGTTCACGAAGCGGCTCTTTAGAGAGAAGTAGTAGGGAGACTTGGGGCGTTCCTGCCCAACCTTTTGTAGCCGATCCTGGAATGCCTCCTCTGCCGCAACCACATACA GCTACGCAGCTAGAAGAAGCCAGAAGAAGGTTGATGGAAGAGGACAGAGCGAGAGGTGGTAGTAGTAGACAACGTTACCCAAATAGTGGTAAGCTGTCGTGTGAACCGACTAATCTAAATCCATCCTGCATCCAATCTAACCAATCGACATTGAGGAAGAGTAGACAAGATCCGGCAGATTTCACCACCGTTGTGTTCAGTTTCTGTGACGAACAACTCCCTTATATGACCAAAATTCCTGGGCGTAATATCACTTTGAAACAGTTCAAGGATTGTCTACTAAAGAAAGGCAGCTATCG GTACTTCTTCAAAACATCATGCAAAGATCTAGATGTGAAAGTGATCCAGGAAGAAATAACGAACGACTCCGAGGTTTTGCCGCTGTGGGAAGGCAAAGTAATGGCACAGGTCAAAGCGATGGAGTGA
- the Axn gene encoding axin isoform X3, which produces MESVSPPACLRWARNLHSLLQDPEGIALFRKYLDQEGRPHAEPLNFWYACEGLKNHHDPDTIHQLVKLIYRRFFLNLQLLVPEDVRKEANRRVKEGRVDGKVFDNVQMEVEHLINETTYPNFLKSEMYLQYVQSYQNPDSGSCTSSGSSREMSVSCGPTLLPTLHEDSEFISSAHTSHSASETPGELRAGELRLTRDVLMATQQTRAMELRPKPEAYAGIYFQAGASPYHVPANRLHAQYSSYNPVSRQDSELQSLSSDARTESDNMSLTDSSVDGMSIGRPRSSKKQYMRQCRAMKESANLNRDPMVHCTVIPRTQRVPRDQTRSLKPEIFAQVLIEKLENVKRARETQEKLDRHLQDGEIIGGDAMKEPLTGGARTLADAIREKLLVEDDSDQAILDQHVSRVWSDLTPLRSPGLASPRPHSPERRRGLLHNYPHQRSYKQKKEKDGSSTFSADSGNIHDFPEGSDLLGAGSMSSLGSHLPKSKSIPSDYAESLNKPDLYPPSHDQRPRRCDISRRSTSSKKSMTELTDSGVSVVSDAPPLVASKDSRLLSWLKESDKKPDSKHGRHGKKYGSRSGSLERSSRETWGVPAQPFVADPGMPPLPQPHTATQLEEARRRLMEEDRARGGSSRQRYPNSGKLSCEPTNLNPSCIQSNQSTLRKSRQDPADFTTVVFSFCDEQLPYMTKIPGRNITLKQFKDCLLKKGSYRYFFKTSCKDLDVKVIQEEITNDSEVLPLWEGKVMAQVKAME; this is translated from the exons ATGGAAAGCGTTTCGCCACCAGCCTGCCTCAGGTGGGCGAGGAACTTGCACTCGCTTCTACAAGATCCGGAGGGTATAGCATTGTTCAGAAAGTATCTGGACCAGGAAGGCAGACCCCATGCGGAACCATTAAATTTTTGGTATGCCTGCGAAGGGTTGAAGAATCATCATGATCCGGACACGATACATCAGCTGGTCAAACTTATTTATAGAAG ATTCTTTCTCAACTTGCAGCTACTGGTGCCGGAAGATGTTAGAAAAGAAGCTAACCGCCGCGTCAAAGAAGGCCGAGTCGACGGAAAGGTGTTCGACAATGTTCAGATGGAAGTCGAACACCTTATCAACGAAACCACTTACCCAAACTTCCTCAAATCCGAAATGTACTTACAGTACGTTCAATCCTATCAAAACCCGGATTCTGGTAGTTGTACCAGTTCCGGGTCGAGTCGGGAAATGTCTGTATCCTGCGGGCCAACCTTGCTACCGACTCTCCACGAAGACAGCGAATTCATTAGTTCGGCTCACACTTCGCATTCGGCTAGTGAAACACCTGGGGAATTGAGGGCTGGCGAATTAAGACTGACCAGGGATGTTCTCATGGCGACTCAACAAACAAGAGCGATGGAACTGCGGCCTAAGCCAGAGGCCTATGCTGG CATTTACTTCCAAGCTGGCGCTAGTCCCTACCACGTGCCAGCCAACAGGTTACACGCTCAATATTCGTCCTACAACCCAGTTTCAAGGCAGGATTCTGAACTGCAGAGTTTGAGCAGTGACGCCCGGACAGAATCCGATAATATGTCGCTCACCGACTCGTCTGt CGATGGTATGTCGATAGGAAGGCCACGCAGTAGTAAAAAGCAATACATGCGACAATGCAGAGCAATGAAAGAGTCGGCGAATCTGAACCGTGATCCGATGGTACACTGCACGGTTATCCCTAGAACGCAACGAGTACCTCGCGACCAAACACGTTCTTTAAAGCCGGAAATTTTTGCCCAAGTCTTGATagagaaattagaaaatgtaaaaagagCGCGCGAGACGCAGGAGAAATTAGACAGGCATTTGCAAGATGGGGAAATAATTGGCGGGGATGCGATGAAGGAGCCTCTAACCGGCGGGGCAAGAACGCTGGCCGATGCCATTAGAGAAAAGCTTTTGGTCGAAGACGACAGCGATCAAGCTATTCTGGATCAACACGTATCCAGGGTTTGGTCAGATCTAACTCCGTTGAGATCGCCTGGCCTGGCCTCACCTCGACCCCATTCTCCTGAAAGGAGGCGAGGACTGCTGCACAATTATCCTCATCAACGAtcatacaaacaaaaaaaagaaaaagatggtTCGTCTACATTTTCGGCGGACAGCGgaaatattcacgattttCCCGAAGGCAGCGATTTGTTGGGAGCTGGTTCAATGAGCTCTCTAGGATCGCATTTGCCAAAATCTAAATCCATCCCATCTGATTATGCAGAATCACTGAATAAACCGGATCTTTACCCACCAT cTCACGATCAGAGACCTCGAAGGTGCGATATAAGTAGAAGATCGACATCTTCTAAAAAATCAATGACTGAATTAACTGATAGCGGTGTGAGCGTGGTGAGCGATGCACCTCCGTTAGTTGCTAGCAAAGACAGTCGCCTATTGTCTTGGTTGAAAGAATCTGATAAGAAACCTGATTCTAAGCACGGTCGACATGGAAAGAAGTACGGTTCACGAAGCGGCTCTTTAGAGAGAAGTAGTAGGGAGACTTGGGGCGTTCCTGCCCAACCTTTTGTAGCCGATCCTGGAATGCCTCCTCTGCCGCAACCACATACA GCTACGCAGCTAGAAGAAGCCAGAAGAAGGTTGATGGAAGAGGACAGAGCGAGAGGTGGTAGTAGTAGACAACGTTACCCAAATAGTGGTAAGCTGTCGTGTGAACCGACTAATCTAAATCCATCCTGCATCCAATCTAACCAATCGACATTGAGGAAGAGTAGACAAGATCCGGCAGATTTCACCACCGTTGTGTTCAGTTTCTGTGACGAACAACTCCCTTATATGACCAAAATTCCTGGGCGTAATATCACTTTGAAACAGTTCAAGGATTGTCTACTAAAGAAAGGCAGCTATCG GTACTTCTTCAAAACATCATGCAAAGATCTAGATGTGAAAGTGATCCAGGAAGAAATAACGAACGACTCCGAGGTTTTGCCGCTGTGGGAAGGCAAAGTAATGGCACAGGTCAAAGCGATGGAGTGA